In one Epinephelus moara isolate mb chromosome 6, YSFRI_EMoa_1.0, whole genome shotgun sequence genomic region, the following are encoded:
- the tax1bp1b gene encoding tax1-binding protein 1 homolog B isoform X1, which produces MELFLDGTLLSNNMDTSNFAHVIFQNVGKSYLPHAALECHYTLTQFIKPHPKDWVGIFKVGWSTARDYYTFLWSPLPENYVEGTAVNRTVVFQGYYVPNDDAEFYQFCYVTHKGEIRGASTPFQFRANSPSEDELLTVEDECNSDILVVTTKAGFLEQKMEEAQREKEELVKNMTLLKQQKEQMEAEKESLQKECEQEKETCAQLRRESQEVQNSSQALLEEKEEVKRRLEEATARVIQLEEDLIGVTQKGLQKETELDSLKDRVKKISAEKEALESHLKNEKDEKELYKIHLKNRELENTKLSAELQMLKSVDVNKENTIAQFKEEVGRLQTCLTEKEKQYREILAKVPPLGDIKALKEQLRQKEEQLQANQQQSALLAAELRDAASTRDRTMSELYHMKLEADALRQAKAEAQAQCVRLERLVEQMKAEAKKEAAKAEEEAAADPAVVAELQREVEDLKLRLHMAAEHYKEKYKECQRLQKQVLRFSDQQGDLKRSSAQEASTIPPSVSPDTSVPGSPGSADPMLEAIIQEKLKGISREASDRNDKYRKCKQMLAEEKERSCMFADELAKMEVKFKEQLKLNENMKLQLAAEEDRYKSQVAEKGREVKELKDTLALVVKEKEKVEGELQKSGSSRKGDQGTSEKTSLESIQSSVPLFLQYPVPYTQDAPTPLLVSQSPSKLHFGNPYSISDSKDEEDEEFSDDQLLRLPPVGPPSWDSNVVCIQPTRNHSRPEGHEESEEKQNNNNGNTNEQPAATETHSPFVNDGQTAFCFDPSMDMKRCPLCEVIFPPNYDQSKFEEHVESHWKICPMCSEQFPLDCDQKVFENHVLTHFDGHPLNFD; this is translated from the exons ATGGAACTGTTCCTGGACGGGACTTTGTTAAGCAACAACATGGACACGTCAAACTTTGCCCACGTCATCTTCCAGAATGTGGGGAAGAGTTACCTGCCCCATGCTGCACTGGAGTGTCACTATACCCTGACACAGTTCATCAAACCACATCCAAAGGACTGGGTCGGCATATTCAAG GTTGGTTGGAGCACAGCGAGGGACTATTACACATTCTTGTGGTCGCCTCTGCCTGAGAACTATGTGGAAGGCACCGCAGTCAACCGAACAGTGGTGTTTCAGG GATATTATGTGCCCAACGACGATGCCGAGTTCTACCAGTTCTGTTATGTGACCCACAAAGGGGAGATCAGAGGAGCCAGCACGCCATTCCAGTTTCGTGCCAACAGCCCTTCAGAGGATGAGCTGCTGACTGTGGAGGATGAATGCAATTCAGACATCCTGGTGGTCACCACCAAGGCTGGCTTCCTGGAG CAAAAGATGGAGGAAgcccagagagagaaagaggagctgGTCAAAAACATGACcctcctgaagcagcagaagGAGCAGATGGAAGCGGAGAAGGAGAGCCTGCAGAAGGAGTGTGAGCAGGAGAAAGAAACCTGTGCCCAGCTGAGAAGAGAGAGCCAA GAGGTGCAGAATTCATCCCAGGCTCTGctagaggagaaagaggaagtgaagaGGAGGCTGGAGGAGGCCACAGCCAGAGTTATACAGCTGGAGGAGGATCTGATTGGAGTCACCCAGAAGGGCCTACAAAAGGAAACTGAGCTGGACAG TCTCAAGGACAGAGTGAAGAAAATCTCAGCGGAGAAGGAGGCACTCGAATCTCATCTCAAGAATGAGAAAGATGAGAAGGAACTGTACAAG attCACCTGAAAAACCGGGAGCTGGAGAACACTAAGctgagtgcagagctgcagatgCTGAAGTCTGTGGATGTGAACAAGGAAAACACCATTGCCCAGTTTAAAGAGGAGGTGGGACGCCTGCAGACGTGCCTCACTGAGAAGGAGAAACAGTACAGAGAGATCCTGGCCAAAGTTCCCCCcttg GGAGATATTAAGGCCCTGAAGGAGCAGCTGCGGCAGAAGGAAGAGCAGCTCCAGGCCAACCAGCAGCAGTCCGCCTTGTTAGCAGCTGAGCTGAGGGACGCGGCCAGCACCCGCGACCGTACCATGTCTGAACTCTACCACATGAAGCTGGAGGCCGATGCCCTTCGCCAGGCCAAGGCTGAAGCTCAGGCCCAGTGTGTCCGCCTGGAGCGCCTGGTGGAGCAGATGAAAGCAGAGGCTAAGAAGGAAGCT GccaaagcagaagaagaagctgctgCAGACCCAGCTGTTgtagcagagctgcagagagaggtggaggacCTGAAGCTGCGGCTGCACATGGCTGCAGAACACTACAAGGAGAAATACAAAGAATGTCAGCGACTGCAAAAACAAGTGCTTAGATTCTCTGATCAGCAAGGG GATCTGAAGAGAAGCTCAGCACAAGAGGCCTCAACAATCCCTCCATCAGTGAGTCCAGACACATCAGTGCCAG GGAGTCCAGGTTCTGCTGATCCAATGCTGGAGGCTATCATCCAGGAGAAGCTGAAAGGCATCAGCAGAGAGGCATCTGACAGGAATGACAAGTACAGGAAATGCAAGCAAATGTTGGCG GAGGAGAAGGAGCGTAGCTGCATGTTTGCTGATGAGCTGGCTAAGATGGAGGTGAAATTTAAGGAGCAACTGAAGTTGAATGAGAACATGAAACTGCAGTTGGCAGCAGAGGAGGATCGCTACAAG aGCCAGGTAGCTGAGAAGGGACGGGAGGTGAAGGAGCTGAAGGACACACTAGCACTTGTTGTGAAGGAGAAGGAAAAAGTGGAGGGG GAGCTCCAGAAGagcggcagcagcaggaagGGAGATCAGGGGACCAGTGAGAAAACCAGCTTGGAGAGTATCCAGTCCAGTGTGCCTTTATTCCTGCAGTACCCTGTCCCTTACACCCAGGATGCCCCCACCCCTTTGCTGGTCTCTCAGAGCCCCAGCAAGCTGCATTTTGGGAACCCTTACTCCATCTCAGACTCAAAAG atgaggaagatgaggagtTCTCAGATGACCAGCTGCTGAGGCTGCCCCCTGTGGGCCCGCCCTCCTGGGACAGCAATGTGGTGTGTATCCAACCCACTCGCAACCACAGCCGGCCAGAAGGCCACGAGGAGTCAGaggaaaagcaaaacaacaacaat gGTAATACCAACGAACAGCCCGCAGCAACTGAAACTCACAGCCCATTTGTGAACGATGGACAAACCGCCTTCTGCTTTGATCCCAG CATGGACATGAAGAGATGTCCACTGTGTGAGGTCATCTTCCCACCCAACTATGACCAGAGCAAGTTTGAGGAGCACGTGGAGAGCCACTGGAAAATCTGCCCCATGTGCAGCGAGCAGTTCCCGCTGGACTGCGACCAGAAGGTGTTTGAGAATCACGTGCTCACTCACTTTGACGGCCACCCACTCAACTTCGActag
- the tax1bp1b gene encoding tax1-binding protein 1 homolog B isoform X2 encodes MELFLDGTLLSNNMDTSNFAHVIFQNVGKSYLPHAALECHYTLTQFIKPHPKDWVGIFKVGWSTARDYYTFLWSPLPENYVEGTAVNRTVVFQGYYVPNDDAEFYQFCYVTHKGEIRGASTPFQFRANSPSEDELLTVEDECNSDILVVTTKAGFLEQKMEEAQREKEELVKNMTLLKQQKEQMEAEKESLQKECEQEKETCAQLRRESQEVQNSSQALLEEKEEVKRRLEEATARVIQLEEDLIGVTQKGLQKETELDSLKDRVKKISAEKEALESHLKNEKDEKELYKIHLKNRELENTKLSAELQMLKSVDVNKENTIAQFKEEVGRLQTCLTEKEKQYREILAKVPPLGDIKALKEQLRQKEEQLQANQQQSALLAAELRDAASTRDRTMSELYHMKLEADALRQAKAEAQAQCVRLERLVEQMKAEAKKEAAKAEEEAAADPAVVAELQREVEDLKLRLHMAAEHYKEKYKECQRLQKQVLRFSDQQGDLKRSSAQEASTIPPSVSPDTSVPGSPGSADPMLEAIIQEKLKGISREASDRNDKYRKCKQMLAEEKERSCMFADELAKMEVKFKEQLKLNENMKLQLAAEEDRYKELQKSGSSRKGDQGTSEKTSLESIQSSVPLFLQYPVPYTQDAPTPLLVSQSPSKLHFGNPYSISDSKDEEDEEFSDDQLLRLPPVGPPSWDSNVVCIQPTRNHSRPEGHEESEEKQNNNNGNTNEQPAATETHSPFVNDGQTAFCFDPSMDMKRCPLCEVIFPPNYDQSKFEEHVESHWKICPMCSEQFPLDCDQKVFENHVLTHFDGHPLNFD; translated from the exons ATGGAACTGTTCCTGGACGGGACTTTGTTAAGCAACAACATGGACACGTCAAACTTTGCCCACGTCATCTTCCAGAATGTGGGGAAGAGTTACCTGCCCCATGCTGCACTGGAGTGTCACTATACCCTGACACAGTTCATCAAACCACATCCAAAGGACTGGGTCGGCATATTCAAG GTTGGTTGGAGCACAGCGAGGGACTATTACACATTCTTGTGGTCGCCTCTGCCTGAGAACTATGTGGAAGGCACCGCAGTCAACCGAACAGTGGTGTTTCAGG GATATTATGTGCCCAACGACGATGCCGAGTTCTACCAGTTCTGTTATGTGACCCACAAAGGGGAGATCAGAGGAGCCAGCACGCCATTCCAGTTTCGTGCCAACAGCCCTTCAGAGGATGAGCTGCTGACTGTGGAGGATGAATGCAATTCAGACATCCTGGTGGTCACCACCAAGGCTGGCTTCCTGGAG CAAAAGATGGAGGAAgcccagagagagaaagaggagctgGTCAAAAACATGACcctcctgaagcagcagaagGAGCAGATGGAAGCGGAGAAGGAGAGCCTGCAGAAGGAGTGTGAGCAGGAGAAAGAAACCTGTGCCCAGCTGAGAAGAGAGAGCCAA GAGGTGCAGAATTCATCCCAGGCTCTGctagaggagaaagaggaagtgaagaGGAGGCTGGAGGAGGCCACAGCCAGAGTTATACAGCTGGAGGAGGATCTGATTGGAGTCACCCAGAAGGGCCTACAAAAGGAAACTGAGCTGGACAG TCTCAAGGACAGAGTGAAGAAAATCTCAGCGGAGAAGGAGGCACTCGAATCTCATCTCAAGAATGAGAAAGATGAGAAGGAACTGTACAAG attCACCTGAAAAACCGGGAGCTGGAGAACACTAAGctgagtgcagagctgcagatgCTGAAGTCTGTGGATGTGAACAAGGAAAACACCATTGCCCAGTTTAAAGAGGAGGTGGGACGCCTGCAGACGTGCCTCACTGAGAAGGAGAAACAGTACAGAGAGATCCTGGCCAAAGTTCCCCCcttg GGAGATATTAAGGCCCTGAAGGAGCAGCTGCGGCAGAAGGAAGAGCAGCTCCAGGCCAACCAGCAGCAGTCCGCCTTGTTAGCAGCTGAGCTGAGGGACGCGGCCAGCACCCGCGACCGTACCATGTCTGAACTCTACCACATGAAGCTGGAGGCCGATGCCCTTCGCCAGGCCAAGGCTGAAGCTCAGGCCCAGTGTGTCCGCCTGGAGCGCCTGGTGGAGCAGATGAAAGCAGAGGCTAAGAAGGAAGCT GccaaagcagaagaagaagctgctgCAGACCCAGCTGTTgtagcagagctgcagagagaggtggaggacCTGAAGCTGCGGCTGCACATGGCTGCAGAACACTACAAGGAGAAATACAAAGAATGTCAGCGACTGCAAAAACAAGTGCTTAGATTCTCTGATCAGCAAGGG GATCTGAAGAGAAGCTCAGCACAAGAGGCCTCAACAATCCCTCCATCAGTGAGTCCAGACACATCAGTGCCAG GGAGTCCAGGTTCTGCTGATCCAATGCTGGAGGCTATCATCCAGGAGAAGCTGAAAGGCATCAGCAGAGAGGCATCTGACAGGAATGACAAGTACAGGAAATGCAAGCAAATGTTGGCG GAGGAGAAGGAGCGTAGCTGCATGTTTGCTGATGAGCTGGCTAAGATGGAGGTGAAATTTAAGGAGCAACTGAAGTTGAATGAGAACATGAAACTGCAGTTGGCAGCAGAGGAGGATCGCTACAAG GAGCTCCAGAAGagcggcagcagcaggaagGGAGATCAGGGGACCAGTGAGAAAACCAGCTTGGAGAGTATCCAGTCCAGTGTGCCTTTATTCCTGCAGTACCCTGTCCCTTACACCCAGGATGCCCCCACCCCTTTGCTGGTCTCTCAGAGCCCCAGCAAGCTGCATTTTGGGAACCCTTACTCCATCTCAGACTCAAAAG atgaggaagatgaggagtTCTCAGATGACCAGCTGCTGAGGCTGCCCCCTGTGGGCCCGCCCTCCTGGGACAGCAATGTGGTGTGTATCCAACCCACTCGCAACCACAGCCGGCCAGAAGGCCACGAGGAGTCAGaggaaaagcaaaacaacaacaat gGTAATACCAACGAACAGCCCGCAGCAACTGAAACTCACAGCCCATTTGTGAACGATGGACAAACCGCCTTCTGCTTTGATCCCAG CATGGACATGAAGAGATGTCCACTGTGTGAGGTCATCTTCCCACCCAACTATGACCAGAGCAAGTTTGAGGAGCACGTGGAGAGCCACTGGAAAATCTGCCCCATGTGCAGCGAGCAGTTCCCGCTGGACTGCGACCAGAAGGTGTTTGAGAATCACGTGCTCACTCACTTTGACGGCCACCCACTCAACTTCGActag